A genomic window from Helicobacter suis HS1 includes:
- a CDS encoding outer membrane beta-barrel protein, which produces MQLSKTLILTGALTLIGNLQAEQSAFFVGAMYEVGGSTFKARVLHDQTPSYADRNAITQGIGVHIGYNQLFGQKGYFGLRYYGFYNWGLTNFGKIVYNNASYFGRNTFNLSGYGVGIDLLINLFNGERSNFGVFGGVAVGGNTWSAVNGSNATQFQWMFNTGVRLVVARHSAFELGVKIPMRVTHMYTPVMENTYLSLKRDWAFTAAYYFLF; this is translated from the coding sequence ATGCAATTATCAAAAACTTTAATTCTAACGGGAGCACTGACTCTAATAGGGAATTTACAAGCAGAACAAAGCGCTTTTTTTGTAGGCGCGATGTATGAAGTGGGGGGTTCTACTTTTAAGGCGCGTGTTTTACACGATCAAACCCCTAGCTATGCTGATCGTAACGCCATCACTCAAGGCATAGGGGTGCATATAGGTTATAACCAGCTTTTTGGACAAAAGGGGTATTTTGGGTTGCGTTATTATGGCTTTTATAACTGGGGGCTAACTAACTTTGGTAAGATTGTGTATAACAATGCCTCGTATTTTGGTAGAAATACCTTTAATTTATCCGGTTATGGGGTGGGAATAGATTTACTCATTAATTTATTCAATGGGGAGCGATCTAATTTTGGTGTTTTTGGCGGGGTGGCTGTAGGGGGCAATACTTGGTCTGCTGTAAATGGAAGCAATGCCACACAATTTCAATGGATGTTTAATACAGGGGTTAGGCTTGTGGTGGCTAGACATAGCGCTTTTGAGTTAGGGGTTAAAATCCCTATGCGTGTTACGCACATGTATACCCCAGTTATGGAAAATACTTATCTTTCCCTCAAGCGCGATTGGGCTTTTACAGCCGCCTATTACTTTCTCTTTTAG
- the fliP gene encoding flagellar type III secretion system pore protein FliP (The bacterial flagellar biogenesis protein FliP forms a type III secretion system (T3SS)-type pore required for flagellar assembly.), whose protein sequence is MRFFLFWAILAFSLACAATLKDPVIPTINLSLSAPHTPTQLVTTLNVVLVLTLLVLAPSLVLVMTSFIRLIVVFSFLRTALGTQQTPPTQILVSLALILTFFIMEPAAKQSYESAIKPYLVEKISYTEAFEKGIVPFKEFMLKNTREKDLALFFRIRRLENPKNASAVPLNILVPAFMISELKTAFQIGFLLYLPFLVIDMVVSSILMAMGMMMLPPVMISLPFKILVFILVDGFNLLVENLVASFRHIS, encoded by the coding sequence TTGCGCTTTTTTCTCTTTTGGGCTATTTTGGCTTTTTCTTTAGCATGTGCTGCAACACTTAAAGACCCGGTTATCCCTACTATTAATCTTTCACTAAGTGCCCCCCATACACCTACCCAGCTTGTAACAACGCTAAATGTTGTGTTAGTACTCACCCTTCTAGTGCTAGCCCCTTCGCTTGTTTTAGTGATGACAAGTTTTATCCGCCTCATTGTGGTTTTTTCTTTTCTGCGTACAGCCCTAGGTACGCAACAAACCCCGCCCACACAAATTTTAGTCTCTCTAGCCCTCATCTTGACCTTTTTTATCATGGAACCTGCAGCTAAACAAAGCTATGAAAGCGCGATCAAGCCCTATTTAGTAGAAAAGATTTCTTATACGGAGGCTTTTGAAAAGGGAATTGTACCCTTTAAAGAATTTATGCTTAAAAACACCCGTGAAAAAGACTTAGCCCTCTTTTTTAGAATCCGCCGTTTGGAAAACCCTAAAAACGCTAGTGCTGTGCCCTTAAATATCTTAGTACCCGCCTTTATGATTAGTGAGCTTAAAACGGCCTTTCAAATTGGCTTTTTACTCTACTTACCTTTTTTGGTAATTGATATGGTGGTGAGTTCTATTTTAATGGCTATGGGTATGATGATGTTGCCCCCAGTGATGATCTCCTTACCCTTTAAGATTTTAGTTTTTATTTTAGTAGACGGGTTTAATCTCTTAGTAGAAAATTTAGTGGCTAGTTTTAGGCATATTTCTTAA
- a CDS encoding DedA family protein: MQETLQHFQDMFHTWGYLLLFVYSLGSGYVGIVLAGILSAGGHMDIKVSMLVAGLGNFVGSCLLVYVGRTQKKELHAYLTKHRRKFALIYIWIRKYGAWLIFINKYIYGVKTMVPLAIGLSKFDFKRFMWLNALSCILWTLILSLLAYYASTWMRHSLEQSSTYSYVLPSIFIGFLIMMWLLIIKLSKKVNR, translated from the coding sequence GTGCAAGAGACCCTCCAGCATTTCCAAGATATGTTTCATACATGGGGTTATTTATTATTATTTGTCTATTCGCTTGGAAGTGGCTATGTGGGGATTGTGCTAGCTGGGATTTTAAGCGCTGGGGGGCACATGGATATTAAAGTGAGCATGCTAGTAGCGGGTTTGGGTAATTTTGTGGGGAGTTGTTTACTGGTGTATGTGGGGCGTACCCAAAAAAAAGAATTGCATGCCTATTTAACCAAACACAGACGCAAATTTGCTTTAATTTATATCTGGATACGCAAATACGGCGCGTGGTTGATCTTTATTAACAAGTACATTTATGGGGTTAAAACTATGGTGCCTTTAGCCATTGGCCTAAGTAAGTTTGATTTTAAACGCTTTATGTGGCTAAATGCTCTCTCTTGTATACTTTGGACTTTAATTTTAAGTTTGCTAGCCTACTATGCAAGTACTTGGATGCGCCACTCTTTAGAACAAAGTAGTACTTACTCTTATGTGCTGCCCTCAATTTTTATAGGATTTCTTATTATGATGTGGCTTTTAATCATAAAATTAAGCAAAAAAGTTAATCGTTAA
- a CDS encoding DUF4149 domain-containing protein produces the protein MGIGVGVVIFTGACVAPVIFKTSSILPTPLTRYDAGILMSHIFIRSNWVLNALACILVLDSLILKKAILLRLSHLASSVLIFLFSFYYTPFILRAQSLGSVYTTSEKFIQMHAQSEIIFKILLTLLCFSFVSRALRNMPKTSH, from the coding sequence ATGGGTATAGGGGTTGGGGTTGTAATTTTTACCGGAGCCTGTGTAGCCCCTGTTATTTTTAAAACTTCTAGTATTTTACCCACACCTCTTACCCGGTATGATGCAGGTATTTTAATGAGTCATATTTTTATCCGCTCTAATTGGGTTTTAAACGCCCTAGCCTGTATCTTAGTGCTAGATAGTTTAATACTCAAAAAAGCTATTCTTTTACGCCTATCTCATCTGGCTAGTTCTGTTTTGATTTTTCTCTTCAGCTTTTATTACACACCCTTTATTCTTAGGGCTCAAAGTCTAGGGAGTGTTTATACTACAAGTGAAAAATTTATACAAATGCACGCGCAAAGTGAAATCATCTTTAAAATTCTTTTAACTCTGCTTTGTTTTTCATTTGTTAGCCGCGCTTTAAGAAATATGCCTAAAACTAGCCACTAA
- a CDS encoding flagellar hook-basal body protein — MTSGYYAATGGMVSEFNKLDQISNNLANLNTPGFKRDDVVVGDFLRLYQNYRDKLPLHDQTKQAAKYLNRNLNRVPIITERYTDYSLGPMQKTDNELDFALSDSNAYFAVQTPQGVAFTRDGSFTIDSQGFLSTKEGYHVLSRGGIENQAGIQMLPGSSVSVNPNGAIFFRQGDEEVPGGNLAIVGFESQKLLKKIGNNLYTYPQEKMAERVELNAPIVRQHFLEKSNVNAVLEMTRLIEANRLVDMYSKVLKTHMDDMHTEAINKLALRA, encoded by the coding sequence ATGACAAGTGGCTACTATGCTGCTACCGGTGGAATGGTTAGCGAGTTTAATAAATTAGATCAAATTTCTAATAATTTAGCTAATCTAAACACCCCCGGTTTTAAGCGCGATGATGTGGTGGTGGGCGATTTTTTACGGCTTTATCAAAACTACCGCGATAAACTCCCCCTACACGATCAAACCAAACAAGCGGCTAAATATCTTAACCGCAATCTTAATCGCGTGCCCATTATCACTGAGCGCTACACTGATTATAGCTTAGGCCCTATGCAAAAAACAGATAATGAACTAGATTTTGCTTTAAGTGATTCTAATGCTTATTTTGCCGTGCAAACCCCACAGGGGGTGGCTTTTACGCGAGATGGGAGTTTTACTATTGATTCACAGGGGTTTTTAAGCACCAAAGAGGGTTACCATGTACTAAGCCGTGGGGGTATTGAAAACCAAGCAGGAATTCAGATGTTGCCCGGATCTAGTGTAAGTGTTAATCCTAATGGGGCGATATTTTTTAGACAGGGTGATGAGGAAGTGCCGGGGGGTAATTTAGCCATTGTAGGGTTTGAAAGCCAAAAGCTTTTAAAGAAAATAGGCAATAATTTATACACCTACCCACAAGAAAAAATGGCAGAAAGAGTAGAACTCAATGCGCCTATTGTGCGCCAACACTTCCTAGAAAAAAGCAATGTAAACGCCGTACTTGAAATGACTCGCTTAATTGAGGCTAACCGCCTAGTAGACATGTATTCTAAAGTTTTAAAAACCCATATGGACGACATGCATACAGAGGCCATTAATAAGTTAGCTCTCCGTGCATAA
- a CDS encoding outer membrane beta-barrel protein, translating into MQSSNASSINTQAQQAYQAEISAYDKAISSLQDNKEQTITQLKKLAEQLQEANPSSVALDHLVDKLDALAKNPDVKNLLASVNSSLSAYQQYLNNTINSYNKENQQLINSAQQALKHDQTQINQANAQNLKTLKQAISTFKSLNSAIEQISKDLGISYTPLSLPPPLNTDISSLTPSEVYQALLTLSGDINKMVGLFSQDDKTLSQDDQKIAVENANKLSALNATKNADITQAMNSITGVTEILGRAFHNQWINYADGRTFFLTNEQHSSYLTAGDLCVFNIIFSNGLSGANGCGYQENAWNQTPTTTNSTRTLYNDYEQALKKDGYTNAQIWGTLFNLQKLEHKFTIYPSDCDHANVGCVANKQNFQKFFNLMNNYVGAADFAGNFKNSSMYTTLLGDLQSGSSLAVSNFLNAYTHVFATDMIDFFVLNPIWIMSVVSGSHKPPQTPPTPAQAAKDTRYGNNVTYCYRSPTVGLSFSEGYQVCGYNSWANAIFVGYFGFLTNQVSDVLHDVLETAYGPTGSSTSPSSDSAQASINTAQSAYDNWKNFTPQQIFPLQSMPNIPTLTPTTPSDIIPISTNAANLPQVQKPQAPLITFSTKDLRQNSLRIGLFTTAGYQKYFNSFVGMSYYGYAGYRYLYMGTQSSIDNLNRYQLGVGSNLLFNVYSKISVPKMGLPRIGHVQVRAYGLFAGLLGVVNFWNANYFGGSLMRYDLNIDITVGISARFNRFKWSLGAHIPLVNQTRSLDPDGSLKLIDSYRSTGIFMGFTIFPML; encoded by the coding sequence ATGCAAAGTAGCAACGCTAGCTCAATTAATACTCAAGCCCAACAAGCCTACCAAGCAGAAATTAGCGCCTATGACAAAGCTATTTCTTCTTTGCAAGATAATAAAGAACAAACCATTACCCAGCTTAAAAAATTAGCCGAACAACTCCAAGAAGCAAACCCCTCCTCAGTAGCCCTAGATCACCTTGTTGATAAATTAGACGCATTAGCTAAAAATCCAGATGTTAAAAATCTGCTAGCTAGTGTGAATAGCTCTTTATCTGCCTACCAACAATATCTTAACAATACGATCAACTCCTACAACAAAGAAAACCAGCAACTCATCAACAGCGCACAACAAGCGCTTAAACATGATCAAACCCAGATCAACCAAGCCAACGCGCAAAATTTAAAGACACTCAAACAGGCTATCAGTACTTTTAAATCGCTAAATAGTGCGATTGAGCAAATTTCTAAGGATTTAGGCATATCCTACACTCCCCTATCTCTCCCCCCACCTCTAAATACAGATATCTCTTCTCTAACCCCCTCTGAAGTTTATCAAGCACTCTTAACCCTTTCTGGCGATATTAACAAAATGGTGGGCTTATTTAGCCAAGATGATAAAACTTTAAGCCAAGATGATCAAAAAATTGCAGTGGAAAATGCTAATAAGCTTTCTGCATTAAATGCTACTAAAAATGCAGACATCACCCAAGCGATGAACTCCATTACAGGGGTAACAGAAATTTTAGGGCGGGCTTTCCACAACCAGTGGATCAATTATGCAGACGGACGCACCTTTTTTTTAACCAATGAACAACATAGCTCTTATCTTACCGCTGGCGATCTGTGTGTCTTTAATATTATTTTTAGCAATGGTTTATCTGGCGCTAATGGTTGTGGGTATCAAGAAAATGCATGGAATCAAACGCCAACTACTACCAACAGCACTAGGACGCTTTATAATGATTATGAACAGGCGCTTAAAAAAGACGGTTATACCAATGCACAGATTTGGGGTACGCTTTTTAATTTACAAAAACTGGAGCATAAATTTACAATTTATCCTTCTGACTGTGATCATGCAAATGTGGGTTGCGTAGCAAATAAACAAAACTTCCAAAAATTTTTTAATCTGATGAATAACTATGTGGGGGCGGCTGATTTTGCGGGCAATTTTAAAAACTCCTCTATGTATACCACTCTACTAGGGGATTTACAAAGTGGAAGTAGTTTAGCTGTTAGTAACTTTTTAAATGCCTATACCCATGTCTTTGCTACAGATATGATAGATTTTTTTGTACTTAATCCTATATGGATCATGAGCGTTGTAAGCGGTTCTCATAAGCCCCCACAAACACCCCCCACACCAGCACAGGCTGCAAAAGATACCCGATATGGGAACAATGTTACTTACTGTTATCGGAGCCCTACAGTGGGACTAAGTTTTTCAGAAGGCTATCAAGTCTGCGGATACAACTCTTGGGCGAATGCAATTTTTGTGGGCTATTTTGGGTTTTTAACTAATCAAGTTTCTGATGTCTTACACGATGTCCTTGAAACCGCCTATGGCCCCACTGGTTCTAGCACAAGTCCAAGCTCTGATTCTGCACAAGCTAGTATCAACACCGCCCAGAGTGCCTACGATAACTGGAAAAATTTTACCCCCCAACAAATCTTTCCCCTCCAATCTATGCCTAATATCCCCACTCTAACCCCCACTACCCCAAGCGACATTATTCCTATTAGCACTAATGCGGCTAATCTGCCCCAAGTACAAAAACCCCAAGCCCCCTTAATCACCTTTTCTACTAAAGATTTGCGCCAAAACTCTTTAAGAATAGGGCTATTTACAACTGCCGGGTATCAAAAATATTTTAATTCCTTTGTGGGAATGTCTTATTATGGCTATGCAGGCTATCGCTATTTGTATATGGGTACACAAAGCAGTATAGATAATCTTAATCGCTACCAACTAGGCGTGGGGAGTAATTTACTTTTTAATGTTTATAGCAAGATTAGCGTACCTAAAATGGGGCTTCCTAGAATAGGGCATGTACAAGTTAGAGCTTATGGTTTATTTGCTGGGCTTTTAGGGGTGGTAAACTTTTGGAATGCGAATTATTTTGGGGGCTCGCTTATGCGCTATGATTTAAATATTGATATAACGGTGGGCATAAGCGCGCGGTTTAACCGTTTTAAATGGAGTTTGGGCGCGCATATTCCGCTAGTTAATCAAACCCGTAGTCTTGATCCAGATGGTAGCCTTAAACTCATTGATAGCTATAGAAGTACAGGTATTTTTATGGGCTTTACGATCTTTCCAATGCTGTAA
- a CDS encoding thiamine phosphate synthase has translation MGVHVKGAELAGITTIPPTLSRFYSAHSASEVMQALDLGVQFCTLSPILATPNKPPPLGLDYLDQFCLEVKQHLFALGGMRFELATLLADKGLRGFAGMRCFLDK, from the coding sequence ATGGGCGTGCATGTCAAGGGAGCAGAACTTGCAGGTATTACAACAATTCCGCCCACTCTAAGCCGTTTTTATAGCGCCCACAGCGCCTCAGAAGTCATGCAAGCTTTAGATTTAGGGGTGCAGTTTTGCACTTTAAGCCCTATTCTTGCAACGCCTAATAAACCACCCCCACTAGGCTTAGATTATTTAGATCAATTTTGCTTAGAGGTTAAACAACACTTATTTGCCTTAGGGGGTATGCGCTTTGAACTGGCCACACTTCTAGCAGACAAGGGTTTAAGAGGGTTTGCGGGCATGCGTTGCTTCTTAGATAAATAG
- a CDS encoding phosphomannomutase/phosphoglucomutase yields MQLDSSIFREYDIRGIFDQNLTEEVVRQLGLHLGALMAKESDSVAVGYDARTHSPILFEWLKSGLENFIKVYDLGLIPTPIAYFATFHPIQDTHLKNSIMITGSHNPPNYNGFKITINQKPFYGQQIQELQEQMRKNPLAFKPHSSKTHTLPAKETYQTYLIDAFTSLKNFPYKIALDFGNGVGALGLIPVLQALDICFDSLYAKPDGTFPNHHPDPSEAKNLEDLKQHMQVQNISIGFAFDGDGDRIALLTPNHIYTGDELAILFAQSLAKEGIKPIVIGEVKCSQVMYDTINALGQAIMYKTGHSNLKVKLKEINAHFAAEMSGHLFFNDRYFGYDDALYACLRLLELFVRTTPTELEEIINALPYSYKTPEEKISVKEEEKFNIIEKLKSALKGKLDPDFPPIVEIIEIDGVRVVFEHGFALVRASNTTPTLVTRFEGKDKECAQNYKRAVLNLLEKQKG; encoded by the coding sequence ATGCAACTTGATTCTAGTATTTTTAGAGAATACGACATTAGAGGGATTTTTGATCAAAACCTCACAGAGGAGGTGGTACGCCAATTGGGTTTACATCTGGGTGCTTTAATGGCTAAAGAGAGCGACTCTGTGGCTGTGGGCTATGATGCACGTACCCACTCGCCTATTCTTTTTGAGTGGCTTAAAAGCGGGTTAGAAAATTTTATAAAAGTCTATGATCTAGGACTTATCCCCACCCCTATTGCTTACTTTGCTACCTTTCATCCGATTCAAGATACCCACCTTAAAAATTCTATTATGATTACCGGCTCACATAACCCGCCTAATTACAATGGTTTTAAAATCACGATCAATCAAAAACCCTTTTACGGACAGCAGATTCAAGAACTCCAAGAGCAGATGCGTAAAAACCCGCTAGCATTCAAGCCACATTCAAGTAAAACGCATACATTACCCGCTAAAGAGACCTATCAGACCTATTTAATTGATGCCTTTACCTCTTTAAAAAACTTTCCCTATAAAATTGCGCTAGATTTTGGCAATGGTGTAGGGGCTTTGGGGCTTATACCTGTATTACAAGCCCTTGATATTTGCTTTGATAGTTTGTATGCTAAGCCCGATGGGACTTTTCCTAACCACCACCCCGATCCAAGCGAGGCTAAAAATTTAGAGGATTTAAAACAGCACATGCAGGTACAAAATATCTCTATAGGGTTTGCCTTTGATGGAGATGGCGATCGCATCGCCTTACTCACACCTAATCACATTTATACCGGCGATGAACTAGCTATTTTATTTGCCCAAAGTTTAGCCAAAGAGGGGATTAAACCTATTGTAATTGGCGAGGTGAAATGTTCGCAGGTGATGTATGATACGATCAATGCGCTAGGGCAGGCTATTATGTATAAAACCGGGCATAGCAATTTAAAAGTCAAACTTAAAGAGATAAACGCCCATTTTGCGGCTGAAATGAGCGGGCATTTATTCTTTAACGATCGCTATTTTGGCTATGATGATGCGCTTTATGCCTGTTTGCGCCTTTTAGAATTGTTTGTGCGCACCACGCCTACAGAATTAGAAGAGATCATTAACGCCCTACCTTATTCTTATAAAACCCCTGAGGAAAAAATTAGTGTCAAAGAAGAGGAAAAATTTAATATCATTGAAAAACTCAAGAGCGCACTAAAGGGAAAATTAGATCCAGATTTTCCGCCCATTGTTGAGATCATAGAAATTGATGGGGTACGGGTGGTCTTTGAACATGGCTTTGCTCTTGTACGGGCAAGTAACACCACACCCACGCTAGTAACCCGTTTTGAGGGCAAAGATAAAGAATGCGCGCAAAACTACAAGAGGGCTGTGCTAAATCTACTAGAAAAACAAAAAGGATAA
- a CDS encoding outer membrane beta-barrel protein has product MNLGGGSVLISKQPPLQPTGHGRYNSLQIGMQTEGGYQRYFTPFFGVSYYGYFGYRYLYMNSAMKMASDLNNVNRYTLGFGANMLFNVYSKIKNADKAHPKMQAYGFFGGLLVMVNIWTESLLDQSHSYVNNNANFNATLGISLRTDHFKWSLGFYVPLTNQIRVIKIPSRSGGLETLDIIDNYKSTQIFMNFTRVF; this is encoded by the coding sequence ATGAATCTTGGGGGCGGAAGTGTTTTAATCTCCAAACAACCCCCCTTACAGCCAACAGGACATGGACGGTACAACTCTTTACAAATAGGCATGCAAACAGAAGGGGGGTATCAAAGATACTTCACGCCTTTTTTTGGGGTCTCTTATTATGGCTATTTTGGCTACCGCTATTTGTATATGAATAGCGCGATGAAAATGGCTAGCGATTTAAATAATGTCAACCGCTACACTCTAGGTTTTGGCGCTAATATGCTTTTTAATGTCTATAGCAAGATCAAAAACGCAGACAAAGCCCACCCTAAAATGCAGGCATACGGCTTTTTTGGCGGCTTACTAGTTATGGTCAATATCTGGACTGAAAGCCTCTTAGATCAAAGCCATAGCTATGTCAACAATAACGCCAACTTCAACGCTACACTTGGTATTAGTCTACGAACCGATCATTTTAAATGGAGTTTAGGGTTTTATGTCCCGCTTACTAATCAAATCCGCGTGATTAAAATCCCTAGTAGAAGCGGTGGGCTAGAAACCCTTGATATTATAGATAACTATAAAAGTACCCAAATTTTCATGAATTTTACACGGGTTTTTTAG
- a CDS encoding F0F1 ATP synthase subunit A produces the protein MDHRVFTFAGLINDDHNFIIGFYAVFCALFTLIISRIAAQRLQMVPFGLQNIYEAVIEGILSVAKDVIGEELARKYFPLTGTIALFVFYANMIGIVPGFEAPTANWSFTLVLALIVFFYYHFEGIRSQGFIRYFAHFLGPVKWLMPIMFPVEIVSHLSRIISLSFRLFGNIKGDDMFLLIMLLLVPWVIPVAPFMVLFFMGILQAFVFMILTYVYLAGAVLVDEGH, from the coding sequence ATGGATCATCGGGTTTTTACTTTTGCAGGTCTGATTAATGACGATCACAACTTCATCATCGGGTTTTACGCGGTATTTTGCGCCCTTTTTACTTTAATTATTAGTAGAATAGCCGCTCAGAGATTACAAATGGTGCCCTTTGGGTTACAAAATATCTATGAGGCTGTGATTGAGGGAATTTTATCTGTAGCTAAAGATGTAATTGGCGAGGAATTGGCGCGTAAGTATTTTCCTCTAACCGGCACCATTGCGCTTTTTGTCTTTTATGCCAATATGATAGGGATTGTTCCGGGGTTTGAAGCGCCTACGGCAAATTGGAGTTTTACACTTGTACTAGCTCTCATTGTCTTTTTCTACTACCATTTTGAGGGTATCCGTTCGCAGGGTTTTATACGCTATTTTGCCCATTTTTTAGGACCAGTTAAATGGCTCATGCCTATTATGTTTCCTGTAGAAATTGTTTCACACCTCTCGCGTATCATCTCTTTATCTTTTAGGCTTTTTGGGAATATTAAGGGCGATGATATGTTTTTACTCATCATGCTTTTACTTGTGCCATGGGTTATTCCCGTTGCGCCCTTTATGGTGCTCTTTTTCATGGGCATTTTGCAAGCCTTTGTTTTTATGATTTTAACCTATGTCTATTTGGCAGGTGCTGTTTTGGTAGATGAGGGGCATTAA
- the glmU gene encoding bifunctional UDP-N-acetylglucosamine diphosphorylase/glucosamine-1-phosphate N-acetyltransferase GlmU — MAVSVVILAAGKGTRMRSSLPKVLHKICGQEMLLWILQEALCISDDVHVILQHQHEKIEAVIKKAFKDTPFSLHLQNPNFPGTGGALMNEDKNPLKTAHSHVLVLNADMPLITKEALQPFINKANNAIGVFKLENPAGYGRVQLKQGKVKAIIEEKDANTTTLALDTLNAGVYLFDQALLNTFLPKLDNLNAQKEYYLTQLVQLATQAGVEFTPVFVNPTYFLGVNSQSERAKAEEVMLKRLRQSAMDLGVCMHLEHTIYLEKGVVFEGNCILEQGVCLIGPCYLKDAHIKAHSVIEQSTIIASSVGPLAHIRPGCSIIDSHVGNFVEIKNAQLSGVKAGHLSYLGDCQIQRGTNIGAGVITCNYDGKNKHSITIGENVFIGSDTQLIAPLNIPSHVLIGAGSSVSQEMQEGDLVLTRAPQINKAQGYYRFFNKTPKV, encoded by the coding sequence ATGGCGGTTTCGGTTGTGATTTTAGCAGCAGGTAAGGGGACGCGCATGCGCTCTTCTTTGCCTAAAGTTTTGCATAAAATTTGTGGGCAGGAAATGTTGCTTTGGATTTTACAAGAAGCACTTTGTATTAGTGATGATGTGCATGTGATCTTACAACACCAGCATGAGAAAATAGAGGCGGTGATTAAAAAGGCATTCAAAGATACACCCTTCTCTTTACATTTACAAAATCCAAACTTCCCGGGCACTGGCGGGGCACTCATGAATGAAGATAAAAATCCTCTTAAAACTGCCCACTCCCATGTGTTAGTCCTCAATGCCGACATGCCTTTAATCACTAAGGAGGCACTACAACCCTTTATTAACAAAGCAAATAATGCCATTGGGGTTTTTAAGCTAGAAAATCCAGCCGGCTATGGGCGTGTACAACTCAAGCAAGGAAAAGTCAAAGCCATTATTGAGGAAAAAGACGCCAATACAACCACTCTAGCCCTTGATACCCTCAATGCGGGGGTTTATCTCTTTGATCAAGCACTTTTAAACACATTTCTACCTAAGCTAGATAATTTAAATGCGCAGAAAGAATACTATTTAACCCAATTAGTGCAGTTAGCAACTCAAGCAGGTGTAGAATTTACCCCCGTATTTGTCAACCCAACTTACTTTTTAGGCGTTAACTCCCAAAGTGAGCGCGCAAAGGCTGAGGAGGTGATGCTTAAGAGGTTACGCCAAAGCGCAATGGATCTAGGCGTGTGCATGCACTTAGAACACACAATCTATTTAGAAAAAGGCGTGGTTTTTGAAGGAAATTGTATTTTAGAGCAGGGGGTATGTCTTATAGGGCCTTGTTATCTTAAAGACGCACACATTAAAGCCCATAGTGTGATTGAGCAAAGCACAATTATAGCTAGTAGTGTTGGGCCACTTGCCCATATCCGCCCGGGCTGTTCTATTATTGATAGCCATGTGGGTAATTTTGTAGAAATCAAAAATGCCCAATTAAGCGGCGTAAAGGCCGGGCATTTGAGCTATTTAGGGGATTGTCAAATCCAAAGAGGAACTAATATTGGAGCGGGGGTAATCACCTGTAATTATGATGGCAAAAATAAGCACTCTATCACCATTGGGGAAAATGTATTTATTGGTAGTGATACCCAGCTTATCGCTCCTTTAAATATTCCCTCCCATGTACTCATCGGAGCGGGTAGCAGTGTGAGTCAAGAAATGCAAGAGGGGGATTTAGTGCTAACACGCGCCCCTCAAATTAATAAAGCTCAAGGTTATTACCGGTTTTTTAATAAAACTCCCAAAGTGTAG